A stretch of DNA from Acidimicrobiales bacterium:
CGACGTGGACCAGCTCGTGCACCAGCGTCTCCACCTGCTGCTCACGCCCGTAGCGGCCCAGCCGGCTCTCCTGGATGAACACACGGGGAGAACTGGCGTCGAAGTCCTCGTCGGGGAGGACCCGGTAGCCGGCGAAGGCCACGAACTTGTCCAGGTCGACGGTGGACTCGAGCAGCCGCTCGAGCTCGTCAACCGAGCCCGGAAGGACCACAGGGACGTGTCCCGACCAGGGCCGATCCCACCGCCCGCTGAACACGGCGACGGCCTCCTCGACGATGGCGGCCAGGGCGGCGGCCCGCTCCGCCTGTTCGGGGTGGCTGAGAACGAGGACGTGCTCCGTGCGCTCGACCCGCACGGGACCGGAGTCCCACAGCTGGCGATCGGTCTCGAAGCCGAGGCCTTCGAGGTCGGTATCGCCGCCGACGTACCAGCGCCCGTCGCGCCGGACGAACGTGAGCCAGAGGTGGTCGACGGCGTCGCGGTCGTCGAAGCCTTCGAGACGGTAGACCTGGCGCGTCTCGGGCAGGAACACCTCGTGCGCATCCCCGTAGCGGTCCGCCAGTCCGGCGCTGAGATCCCCGGTGTCGTCGGTGGACGCCCGGAGGGCGTACGTCGCCAGCGGGAGCGACCGCAGGCCGTCGAACTGGCGGCCCTGCGCCTGGCGGAAGCCGGCCGGCGCAGCAGGGTCCACCGTGTGCAGGAAGGCGGCCCGGTCCCCGCGCCGGACGGCCTCCGACCGGGCGTCGAGGACGGCTTGCGCGCCGGCCAAGGGCTCGGGAGCCGCCGCCACCGGGGGGGCCGGCGTGGCCGGACCGGCGTGCGCGGCGAGAGCGAGGAGCAGGACGAGGGCGGGGGCAGCGCGCCATCGGTGCGACGGCGAGCGGGACCCACGGCGCACCATCCCAGTGTGGCCGCCGCCAACCCGCACCGGTATCCGCCGTTCGGCGACCGCCCGTCGCTACCGTTTCCTGCCATGCCCTCGGCGACGTCTGCCGGCGTGTTCGTGCTGGCAGACGCCTCGGCCCTGCCCTCGCCGCCGCCGCCCGGCGTCAGCCTCGTGCGCTCCGGCGACGTGCCGTCCACGGCGCGGTCGATCGCCCTGGCCCTCGGTGCCGATGCCTGCCTCACCATCGACGAGGCGGCTGCCGTCCTCGAGGCCCGGCGGGCCGCCGCCGTGGAGACGGCCATGCGACAGCTCCGGGACCGTCAGGCCGCCGTCGCCGCGGCTCACGTCGCGACCGAGCGGGCCAGGCCGGGGCTCAGCACGGTGCCGGCTGGACTGTCGGCCGCCACCGTGCGGTCGGCCGCCCACACGGTGGCCGAGGCCGTCGAGTCGCTGGCCGCCGCCCGCGAGGCGGTCGGCATCCGGCCCGGCTACGACGACGGCTGGGCCGCAGTGGCCCGAGCGGCCCAGGCCGAGATCGACCAGGCGCGGGTCGACCGGGCCAACGCCCTGCCCAGGGCGAACCGGGCCCTCACGGCGGCCAACGTCGGAGCGGGACTCGTCGTCGTGGGTCGAGTGGCCAGCGAGGCGTTCGACGGCCCGTTCGTCGCCGTCGCCGTCCTCCCAGTCGTCGGCCTCGGCTACGCCGCCCACGCCGTGATCGCACCGGCCCGCCGCGCTCGCACCGCCGCCCGCAGGCGGTGGGCTGCGCTGCGCTCGATGAACGTGAGCACGCTGGCCGGACTGGCGGCGCTGGAGGATCGGGCGCGGGCATGGGAGCGGCGGGCGGCCCGCGTCAAGGCGGCCGAGGCCGACTTTCGGGCCGCGCGCGACGGTTGGCGCTCGCTCGTGGGCGACGCCGTCTCCCTCGCCAGCGCCGAGCGGTTGGCCGTCGATCTGGAGCGGGCCCTCGAGACGGAGCGGACGATGATCGAAGCGTCCGCTGCGTGGGTGGAGGCGGCGGCCGAGTTGCAGGTCGCCGAGGACACGGCGCCGGCCGGCGCCCCGATGGTCGTCCTGCACCCTGGCCGGGTCCGCCCCGGCGACGACGACGAAGGCCCCGTGCGGCTCCTCGCCGAGCTGGCCGGCGCCACTCCCGTCGTCCTCGTCGCCCAGGAGCGCGTGCCCCGGTTGGTCCCCGATCTTTCGCCGCCGCCTCCGGCGACGAAGGTTCCGGCACCGGTGGGCGCCGGCCCGGCCCGGGGAGGATCCGACGGCGGTGGGATCGTGGACCTCCGGGAGAAGCTCAAAGCGGGACTGCTGCGCCTGCGGACCCGCCCGGCGTCACCGAGGGACGCGTCGCCACCGGGTTCCATCGCAGCCGAGGGCTGAGGCCCACCGCGCCGCCGGCGGCGGTGCCGGGGCGGCGGGCGAGAATGCGAGGGTGGGCGACCGCTTCGAGTACGTGGACGTGGGTGTCGACGGCGACGACGGCCCCATCGTCTCGGGGTTCTCCGCCCGCATCTCCCGCACCGGGGTGACGGCCGTCGTCGGCCCGTCCGGGGCGGGCAAGACGACCCTCGTGCGCCTGCTGAACCGGCTCGACGACCCCGACTCCGGGGCCGTCCTCCTCGACGGCGAGGACGTGCGCAGCTACGACGTGCTGGCCCTGCGGCGGCGGGTCCAGTACGTGGGGCAGGTGCCCGTCACGTTCCCGGGGACGGTGGCCGCCAACCTCGGCGTCGCCGACACGTCCGGGCTGCTCGAGCGGGTCGGCCTCTCCCCATCGCTGGCGTCCCGTGAGGCGGACCGGCTGTCGGTGGGTGAGGCGCAGCGGATGTGCCTGGCCCGGGCCCTGGCCCTCGAGCCGGAGGTCCTGGTGCTCGACGAGCCGACGTCGGCGCTCGACGGCGCGTCCAAGGCGGGCATCGAGGCGCTCGTCGCCTCGCTGGCCCTCGACGGGCTCACGGTGGTCATGGTCAGCCACGATCCCGGCCAGGCCTCGCAGCTGGCCGACCACGTGCTGGAGGTCCCCGGTCGGTGAGGGACCTCAGTGGTGCCATCGGGTACAAGGACGTGGCCCTCGCCGTGGCCCTCGTCGCCGTCGGTGCCGCCGTGTCCCGCTTCCGCCGCCTCGACCTCGAGCGCGACATGGTCGTCGCCACGGTCCGCTCGTTCGTCCAGCTCCTCGCGGTGGGCTACGTGCTGGCCTTCGTGTTCGACGGCCACGGGGCGCTCAGCGGCGCGCTGCTCGCCGTCATGATCGGCGTCGCCGCCCTGACCGCCGGCGGGCGGGCCAGGCGCGTGCCGGGCGCCCGTGTCGTGGCCGGCGTGGCGCTGGCGGCGGCGACGCTCGGGACGCTCGGCGTGCTCACCGCGCTGGGGATCGTGCCGGTCGACGCCCGGACCATCGTCCCGCTCGGGTCCATGGTGCTCTCCAACGCCATGGCCAGCGCCTCGCTGGTGATGACAGGACTGCGCGACGACCTGGCCGCCAATCGCCGCGAGGTCGAGGCCCGCCTCAGCCTCGGCCACACGTCGCACCAGGCGTCGCTGCCGTGGCATCGGCGGGCGCTGCGCACCGGCATGCTGCCCATCGTCGACAACACCAAGGTGGTCGGCCTGGTGGCGCTGCCGGGCGCCATGACCGGCATGATCCTGGCCGGCGCCGAGCCTCTCGAAGCGATCCGGCTCCAGCTGGTCGTCATGTACATGCTCCTCGGCGGCAACGCGTTCGCCGCCGTCGTGGCCGGCGAGCTCACGGTCCGCCGCCTCTTCACCGCCGACCACCAGCTCGTGCGCTCCCTCCGACGAGCCGTCCAGTGAGGTCGGCGCGAGTCCGCAGTGGGCGGGACGTCGGGGTTGCCAAGGGACGCCCGCTGGAGGATACTTAGGCAGGCCTTAGATCACTTCTAAGGCGAACCTCACGCAAGGCGGGTTCTCGTGCTGGCCAATTATCTCATCGGACTCCGGGAGGGACTGGAGGCGGCGCTGGTCGTCGGGATCCTCGTGGCCTACCTCGTCCGCTCCGGTCACCGCGATCGGCTCCGCGTGCTGTGGATGGGAGTGGCCGCCGCCGTGGTGCTGAGCCTGGCCGCCGGGGCGCTGCTCACGTTCTCCTCCCGGTCCATGTCGTTCAAGGCCCAGGAGACCTTCGGCGGCGTGATGTCGATCATGGCCGTCGGCTTCGTGACGTGGATGATCTTCTGGATGCGCCGTACGGCGCGCAACCTCAAGGGAGAGTTGCAGGGCAAGCTCGACGCCGCGCTGGCCATGGGCGCGTTCGCCCTGGCCGTCACTGCCTTCGTCGCCGTCGCCCGCGAGGGCCTCGAGACGGCCCTGTTCGTGTGGACCGCGGTCGAGGCCACCGGCTCAAGCGCCAGCCCCGTGGTCGGCGCCGTGCTCGGTCTCGCCACCTCCGTGGTGCTCGGCTACCTGCTGTACCGCCGGTCGGTCCAGCTCAACCTGGCCGTGTTCTTCCGCTACACGGGTGCGGCCCTCGTCGTCGTCGCCGCCGGTGTCCTCGCCTACGGCTTCCACGACCTCCAGGAGGCCGGCTACTTCCTGGGGGGCGGGCTCGACCGCATCGTGGTCGACGCGACCCGGGTGCTGCCGCCGTCGAGCTGGTGGGGCACCCTCTTCAAGGGCATGTTCAGCATCAGCGCCGCCCCGACCAGGTTGGAAGCCTTCGTCTGGCTCGCGTACCTCGTGCCGACCATGGCGCTGTTCCTCCGCTCCCCCAGGCCCCGCGCCACGTCGGAGGGGGCCTCCGCATCGTCGACGACGTCGGCCTCGTCCAAGCCCGCCCAACCCGTCACAGGATGACCGC
This window harbors:
- a CDS encoding ATP-binding cassette domain-containing protein, coding for MGDRFEYVDVGVDGDDGPIVSGFSARISRTGVTAVVGPSGAGKTTLVRLLNRLDDPDSGAVLLDGEDVRSYDVLALRRRVQYVGQVPVTFPGTVAANLGVADTSGLLERVGLSPSLASREADRLSVGEAQRMCLARALALEPEVLVLDEPTSALDGASKAGIEALVASLALDGLTVVMVSHDPGQASQLADHVLEVPGR
- the fetB gene encoding iron export ABC transporter permease subunit FetB, with translation MRDLSGAIGYKDVALAVALVAVGAAVSRFRRLDLERDMVVATVRSFVQLLAVGYVLAFVFDGHGALSGALLAVMIGVAALTAGGRARRVPGARVVAGVALAAATLGTLGVLTALGIVPVDARTIVPLGSMVLSNAMASASLVMTGLRDDLAANRREVEARLSLGHTSHQASLPWHRRALRTGMLPIVDNTKVVGLVALPGAMTGMILAGAEPLEAIRLQLVVMYMLLGGNAFAAVVAGELTVRRLFTADHQLVRSLRRAVQ
- the efeU gene encoding iron uptake transporter permease EfeU; the encoded protein is MLANYLIGLREGLEAALVVGILVAYLVRSGHRDRLRVLWMGVAAAVVLSLAAGALLTFSSRSMSFKAQETFGGVMSIMAVGFVTWMIFWMRRTARNLKGELQGKLDAALAMGAFALAVTAFVAVAREGLETALFVWTAVEATGSSASPVVGAVLGLATSVVLGYLLYRRSVQLNLAVFFRYTGAALVVVAAGVLAYGFHDLQEAGYFLGGGLDRIVVDATRVLPPSSWWGTLFKGMFSISAAPTRLEAFVWLAYLVPTMALFLRSPRPRATSEGASASSTTSASSKPAQPVTG